From Vibrio aerogenes, a single genomic window includes:
- a CDS encoding DUF945 family protein, which translates to MSQIKKYAAVGGAVCLVACWPLVVGQITQNAFDREMSAFSNQWVEGKTLTYDRGYLSTQVEVEMTVVDPELKSNLQADGFPVSLIWRSDIRHGIFSVDAETTLKNYPDFPLVIKTSTSLVGNSDFTTTLGKMDYHGKNDETSWALTSDEAVLNGHARATGEVNYQYQIPSFVMNFASEEKLSFEHVSGNGEGKKEGYFWLGKQHLNTEKVTFEDVLSGNQVELNQFNFESGLSQNADASRMSMNQVVKTAAITSPMGNLTGLEMDFSIVNLDKASVTKIVSAADKAKSSEAVQISQAEMIDALNQLVKQGFSVILDRLNIGLDDGQVQTSMKLTLPEGIESVTMNPQQLLHKLEGEIHATVPVSLIDKDPDLRRGIDELIVMEMVQQKGDVYVTNTTIKDGNLIFESGEKMPLASSLMMLMYLSR; encoded by the coding sequence ATGAGTCAAATAAAGAAATATGCAGCAGTTGGTGGTGCTGTTTGTCTTGTGGCCTGTTGGCCACTGGTTGTCGGACAAATAACTCAAAATGCATTTGATAGAGAAATGAGTGCGTTCTCAAATCAGTGGGTGGAAGGGAAAACGCTGACTTATGATCGTGGTTATTTATCCACTCAAGTTGAAGTGGAAATGACCGTGGTGGATCCAGAGCTGAAAAGCAATTTGCAGGCCGATGGTTTTCCTGTTTCCCTGATATGGCGCAGTGACATTCGTCATGGCATTTTTTCTGTGGATGCGGAAACAACACTGAAAAATTATCCTGACTTTCCGCTTGTTATCAAAACCAGCACCAGCCTGGTGGGGAATTCTGATTTTACCACGACGCTGGGCAAGATGGATTATCATGGCAAAAATGATGAGACATCATGGGCTTTGACAAGCGATGAAGCTGTGCTTAACGGGCATGCCAGAGCCACGGGCGAGGTGAATTATCAGTATCAGATTCCGTCCTTCGTCATGAATTTCGCTTCGGAAGAGAAACTGTCATTTGAGCATGTTTCAGGGAATGGAGAAGGAAAGAAAGAAGGGTATTTCTGGCTGGGTAAACAACACCTTAATACGGAAAAAGTCACATTTGAAGATGTATTGTCAGGAAATCAGGTCGAGCTGAATCAATTTAATTTCGAATCAGGTTTGTCTCAGAATGCTGACGCAAGCCGTATGAGTATGAATCAGGTCGTTAAAACGGCAGCGATCACATCACCGATGGGGAACCTGACCGGACTGGAAATGGATTTCTCTATCGTTAATCTGGATAAAGCCAGTGTAACAAAAATCGTATCTGCGGCAGATAAAGCGAAATCTTCCGAAGCCGTGCAAATCAGTCAGGCTGAAATGATTGACGCTCTGAATCAACTGGTGAAGCAAGGCTTTTCTGTTATTTTGGATCGTCTGAATATTGGTTTAGATGATGGTCAGGTACAAACATCAATGAAACTGACTTTGCCGGAGGGAATTGAGTCCGTCACAATGAATCCGCAGCAACTGCTGCATAAGCTCGAGGGTGAAATCCACGCGACAGTGCCGGTGAGTCTGATTGATAAAGATCCGGATCTGCGCAGAGGCATTGATGAGTTGATTGTCATGGAGATGGTGCAACAAAAAGGGGATGTCTATGTGACAAATACAACCATCAAGGATGGCAATCTCATTTTTGAAAGCGGTGAAAAAATGCCGTTAGCTTCCTCTCTGATGATGCTGATGTACTTGTCCCGGTAA
- the panP gene encoding pyridoxal-dependent aspartate 1-decarboxylase PanP, with protein sequence MNSSGNTKTADANLDTLLRIFTVPEDRNSTLTKIEEGLSKNLNEFLRNHIVTEERPLKEIEQDFLSSHIPEQPEFISDHTQHLLDKVVSQSVHTSSPGFIGHMTSALPYFLMPLSKLMTALNQNLVKIETSKVFTPLERQVLGMLHRLIYQEDDNFYLQRMHSAHHSLGAFCSGGTIANLTALWVARNNVLKAEGQFKGVEQEGLLRAMKHYGYDGLAILVSERGHYSLKKAADLLGIGQEGLISVPTDHNNKIRPDELKATLTRLKQNNIKPFAIIGVAGTTETGSVDPLDEIAEICRQEGCHFHVDAAWGGAALMSKQHQYLLKGIEKADSVTIDAHKQLYLPMGAGMVLFKDADATHVIEHHAQYILREGSKDLGCRTLEGSRSGMAFLLYACMHIISRAGYELLIDESIAKAKYFAELIRSQQDFELITQPELCILTYRYLPESVKDSIKQCPQEKRHAMNEILNELTKYIQKKQRESGKTFVSRTQLNPVELNGMDTIVFRVVLANPLTSKEILHEVLDEQRTIASQAISLINKLKALGS encoded by the coding sequence ATGAATTCTTCTGGCAATACAAAAACAGCAGATGCGAATCTTGATACCCTGCTCCGGATTTTTACTGTACCGGAAGACCGGAATTCTACATTAACAAAAATAGAAGAAGGACTTTCAAAAAATCTGAATGAATTCTTAAGAAATCATATCGTCACTGAAGAGCGCCCACTAAAAGAAATTGAGCAGGATTTTCTTTCTTCGCATATTCCTGAGCAGCCTGAGTTTATATCAGATCATACTCAACATTTACTGGATAAAGTCGTTTCTCAATCAGTTCACACCTCATCACCCGGATTTATCGGTCATATGACTTCGGCACTTCCTTACTTCTTAATGCCACTGTCAAAACTGATGACCGCTTTAAATCAAAATCTGGTAAAGATCGAAACTTCAAAAGTCTTTACGCCACTGGAGAGACAGGTTCTTGGCATGCTACATCGCCTGATTTATCAGGAAGATGACAATTTTTACCTGCAAAGAATGCATAGTGCTCATCACTCTCTTGGTGCATTTTGTTCCGGCGGGACCATTGCCAACCTCACCGCTTTGTGGGTTGCCAGAAATAATGTCCTGAAAGCAGAAGGACAATTTAAAGGGGTTGAGCAGGAAGGATTACTCCGGGCAATGAAACATTATGGCTATGATGGCCTGGCAATTCTGGTTTCTGAGCGTGGGCATTACTCTCTGAAAAAAGCAGCGGATCTGTTAGGCATTGGTCAGGAAGGATTAATTTCTGTCCCGACTGACCACAATAACAAAATCAGACCTGATGAATTAAAAGCCACGCTTACCCGGTTAAAACAGAACAACATCAAACCATTTGCTATTATTGGCGTTGCCGGTACGACTGAAACCGGCAGCGTTGATCCACTCGATGAAATTGCTGAGATTTGTCGTCAGGAAGGCTGTCATTTCCATGTCGATGCAGCCTGGGGTGGTGCTGCCCTGATGTCGAAGCAACATCAGTATTTACTCAAGGGCATTGAAAAAGCCGACTCTGTGACCATTGATGCGCATAAACAGCTCTATCTTCCTATGGGCGCAGGTATGGTGTTATTTAAAGATGCTGATGCAACACATGTCATTGAACATCATGCACAATATATCCTGAGAGAAGGCTCAAAAGATCTCGGTTGCCGGACACTGGAAGGTTCAAGGTCCGGTATGGCATTTTTACTTTATGCCTGTATGCACATTATCAGTCGTGCCGGATATGAATTACTCATTGATGAAAGTATTGCCAAGGCGAAGTATTTTGCTGAACTGATTCGTTCTCAACAGGACTTTGAACTCATCACCCAGCCAGAACTATGTATTCTGACCTATCGTTATCTCCCCGAATCTGTCAAAGATAGTATAAAACAATGTCCGCAAGAAAAGCGACATGCAATGAATGAGATATTAAATGAACTGACAAAGTATATCCAAAAAAAGCAGCGTGAATCCGGAAAAACATTTGTCTCGAGAACACAGCTAAACCCTGTTGAACTCAATGGTATGGATACAATTGTTTTTCGGGTCGTGCTCGCAAATCCACTCACTTCCAAAGAAATTTTGCATGAGGTGCTCGATGAGCAGCGAACAATCGCATCTCAGGCAATTTCTCTGATCAATAAATTAAAAGCGCTGGGCAGCTGA
- a CDS encoding response regulator, translating to MNQRYLILCVDDEREILDSVSQDLDIFEEHFTLEAAESVSEAKEVIAEYAQQGIKLALILCDHIMPEQTGIEFLIELNQEASTLNSRKVLLTGQAGLDDTVEAINHACLDFYISKPWQGDQLRDIVKNQLTQYMIKNESDLTGWMPVLNTGEILAAMSKHRHDFGE from the coding sequence ATGAATCAACGTTACTTAATTCTCTGCGTTGACGATGAGAGAGAAATTCTCGACAGTGTCTCACAAGATTTAGATATTTTCGAAGAGCATTTCACGCTCGAAGCAGCAGAATCAGTGTCTGAAGCAAAAGAAGTCATTGCTGAATACGCACAACAGGGGATCAAACTGGCGCTTATTTTATGTGACCATATTATGCCGGAACAAACGGGTATTGAGTTTCTAATTGAATTAAATCAGGAAGCATCAACCTTAAATAGCAGAAAAGTCCTCTTAACCGGCCAGGCTGGCCTGGATGATACTGTTGAAGCGATTAACCATGCCTGCCTTGATTTTTATATCAGTAAACCCTGGCAAGGTGATCAGTTACGTGACATTGTCAAAAATCAACTCACACAATATATGATAAAAAACGAATCCGATCTGACCGGATGGATGCCGGTTCTGAATACCGGAGAAATTCTTGCGGCCATGTCAAAACACCGTCATGATTTTGGCGAATAA
- a CDS encoding ATP-binding protein, which translates to MNDYAILCLDNNPVSVEQYQNELMPFAGRFDLYYVDSLTEAQQTLDFIHEHSQDVALVIASHHHALQGADFLIHLDQLPHTKTARKVLISAGKDIQAILSAVNEGRLDHCLTKPLQDKVLYKTVHKELTHYILEKDPENLLNYSHELDSKKLMRAHIDNSMRRFRQGFINDYHQMPDSELAENVIVSLYAFFEKKDETKACRTYSANHLLTKEGEENQYLWFITNGEVALFKKDEQGQDREVVRHQKGNLVGGMSFVTGELSFSTAITLTKTHVIKLDRDVFSRVMHSDSQLLPLFTNLLLRHFNRRLQRSILTKLKLEETLESLESTQKQLIDQEKLAVLGQLVAGVAHELNNPVAAILRGVETLSQEVQWIFDTYPEIFPPDANQLLHQSMTISPMSTSEERQRSRTLEKTLGDRHLAKKLVKLRLDAREDILHQIKTNASGAHDYISQLEHVARTGSTLRSVQVCAQRIADMVKGLKSYARDDKERICQVDIHEGLEDTLVIFENKLKRHHVIKEYDTLPLITGQPTALQQVWVNLISNAIDALPEKNGQLEIITATLKHHGQPYIRVTVQDNGIGIAEEMKAHIFELNFTTKKEGNFGLGIGLSVCQQIIQQHHGWIDLDSTVGKGTSIHVYLSAQ; encoded by the coding sequence GTGAACGATTATGCCATTCTTTGTTTAGATAATAATCCGGTAAGTGTTGAGCAATATCAGAATGAGCTGATGCCGTTTGCCGGGAGGTTTGACCTGTATTATGTCGACTCTCTGACAGAAGCTCAGCAAACACTCGATTTTATCCATGAACACTCACAAGATGTCGCCTTGGTGATTGCCAGTCATCATCATGCTCTGCAAGGCGCCGATTTCCTCATTCATCTCGATCAGCTCCCCCATACAAAAACAGCCAGAAAAGTTCTGATCAGTGCCGGAAAAGATATTCAGGCAATCTTATCCGCAGTCAACGAAGGCCGGCTTGACCACTGTCTGACAAAACCCCTTCAGGATAAGGTTCTGTATAAAACGGTCCATAAAGAGTTAACACACTATATTCTGGAGAAAGACCCTGAAAATCTGTTGAATTATAGTCATGAGCTCGATTCTAAAAAGCTGATGCGGGCTCACATTGATAATTCAATGCGTCGTTTCAGACAGGGTTTTATTAACGATTATCATCAAATGCCGGATAGTGAACTGGCTGAAAATGTCATTGTTTCACTCTATGCTTTTTTTGAAAAGAAAGATGAAACGAAGGCATGCAGAACTTATTCTGCAAATCATCTGTTAACGAAAGAAGGAGAAGAAAATCAGTACCTTTGGTTCATCACTAACGGCGAAGTTGCATTATTTAAAAAAGATGAACAGGGACAGGACCGGGAGGTTGTACGCCATCAAAAAGGCAACCTTGTGGGTGGTATGTCATTCGTCACTGGTGAACTCTCTTTTTCAACCGCGATTACACTGACAAAAACACATGTCATCAAACTCGACAGAGATGTATTTTCACGGGTGATGCACTCTGACAGCCAGCTACTGCCACTGTTTACGAATTTACTGCTGAGACACTTTAACCGCCGGCTGCAAAGGAGCATTTTAACCAAACTTAAACTGGAAGAAACGCTCGAATCGCTGGAGTCCACACAAAAGCAACTGATTGATCAGGAAAAGCTCGCCGTTCTGGGTCAGTTAGTTGCAGGTGTCGCACATGAACTGAATAATCCTGTCGCCGCTATTCTGCGTGGGGTTGAAACATTATCACAGGAAGTTCAGTGGATTTTTGACACTTATCCGGAAATATTCCCACCAGATGCTAATCAGTTACTGCATCAATCTATGACGATTTCTCCAATGTCAACCTCAGAGGAGAGACAGCGAAGCCGGACACTTGAAAAAACTTTGGGCGATCGTCATCTCGCTAAAAAGCTGGTTAAACTTCGCCTCGATGCCCGGGAAGATATCCTGCATCAGATCAAAACAAATGCATCAGGCGCTCACGACTACATCAGCCAACTGGAACATGTTGCCAGAACCGGCAGTACGCTGCGATCAGTTCAGGTTTGTGCACAAAGAATAGCTGACATGGTGAAGGGGCTTAAAAGTTATGCCAGAGATGATAAGGAACGTATTTGTCAGGTTGATATTCATGAAGGTCTCGAGGATACACTGGTCATTTTTGAAAACAAACTCAAACGACACCATGTGATCAAAGAATATGACACACTGCCGCTGATTACCGGCCAACCGACGGCCTTACAGCAGGTGTGGGTCAATCTTATTTCAAATGCTATTGACGCATTACCGGAAAAAAACGGACAACTTGAAATTATCACGGCCACTTTGAAACATCATGGACAGCCATATATCAGGGTTACCGTGCAGGATAACGGCATCGGTATTGCCGAAGAAATGAAAGCACATATTTTCGAACTAAACTTTACGACAAAGAAAGAAGGTAATTTCGGATTAGGTATCGGGCTCTCTGTTTGTCAGCAAATTATTCAGCAACATCACGGCTGGATTGATCTCGATTCAACAGTTGGGAAAGGTACATCAATCCATGTGTATTTATCCGCACAATAA
- a CDS encoding HDOD domain-containing protein produces the protein MNHVSFFWLPTDQQELFQAVETEFAQMVESSIQSGKFELPPIPHVVLDIQKLCLQESTTIADVADSLINDPSLTAVVLRVANSVIFNSRGITYSDINTAVSRLGIYRVRDIVTAQAIKQLKYSVHLRDECVQILRQSATNSRKLCAAMVLVIKSFQEIDPETYAYLEHDKALLVGLLADIGLFCLLNEYHNYLEQGNYLEHNLAMRIFESRCDRTSYYVLKTWGFDNDYLSVATSKEVSEKEHDVSYLDIAKIAYHLLLFRDQDSDIDEHEVEINTTGAEVLYQLSNLSDSEFNTQISSIIHSSGF, from the coding sequence ATGAACCATGTATCCTTTTTTTGGTTGCCGACTGACCAACAAGAATTATTTCAAGCCGTTGAGACAGAATTTGCTCAAATGGTTGAGTCTTCGATTCAAAGCGGCAAGTTTGAACTGCCTCCCATACCACATGTTGTTCTGGATATTCAGAAACTTTGTCTGCAGGAATCCACGACCATCGCTGACGTTGCTGATAGTTTAATTAATGATCCAAGCCTGACTGCAGTTGTTCTGCGTGTAGCAAACTCGGTCATTTTTAATTCCAGAGGGATTACATATAGTGATATCAATACAGCTGTATCCAGACTGGGAATTTACAGAGTCAGAGATATTGTGACAGCACAAGCCATCAAACAACTTAAGTACTCCGTTCATCTCAGAGATGAATGCGTGCAGATTCTTCGTCAAAGTGCAACAAACTCACGTAAGTTATGCGCGGCAATGGTTCTGGTGATTAAGTCATTTCAGGAAATTGACCCGGAAACATATGCTTATCTGGAACACGATAAAGCCCTGCTGGTCGGTTTGCTGGCAGATATAGGCTTATTCTGCCTGCTGAATGAATACCATAATTACCTGGAACAGGGAAATTATCTGGAACATAACCTGGCAATGCGTATTTTCGAATCCCGCTGTGATCGAACCAGTTACTACGTACTGAAGACCTGGGGATTCGACAATGATTACCTTTCAGTCGCAACCAGCAAAGAAGTCTCTGAAAAAGAGCATGATGTTTCTTATCTGGACATTGCCAAAATTGCTTATCACTTGCTGTTATTCAGAGATCAGGATTCGGATATTGATGAACATGAAGTTGAAATAAATACAACCGGGGCAGAAGTGCTCTATCAACTCAGTAATTTGTCTGATTCTGAGTTTAATACGCAAATCAGCTCTATTATTCACTCTTCAGGATTTTAA
- a CDS encoding TfoX/Sxy family DNA transformation protein → MIATKFFDYLLNREKFDTKSIFGDIGVFCQGAMFALVNSDYIYIRGGGELDNLLHNMGYTGKYVLVKKQSSVRVNYYNITDLFLSGSPAFEDILQKSKQYALTQKHQKTLPENKRLRDLPNLHLTIERMLKKSGVPDVMTFYKLGAVQCYSKVRQTYGHTVDVKLLWKFAGAIEGIYWELIREPRQQQLILAYEAVRQATENYQREKLT, encoded by the coding sequence ATGATAGCAACAAAATTTTTTGATTACCTGTTAAATAGAGAAAAATTTGACACTAAATCGATCTTTGGTGATATCGGAGTATTCTGCCAGGGGGCCATGTTTGCGCTGGTTAATTCTGATTATATTTATATCAGAGGGGGAGGCGAACTTGATAATTTACTCCATAATATGGGGTATACAGGGAAATATGTTCTGGTGAAAAAGCAAAGTTCGGTCCGGGTTAATTATTATAATATTACAGATTTATTTCTGTCCGGTTCTCCGGCGTTTGAGGACATTTTACAAAAGTCCAAACAGTATGCCCTGACGCAAAAGCATCAGAAAACACTGCCGGAAAATAAACGTCTCAGAGATTTACCCAATCTTCATTTAACCATTGAGCGGATGTTAAAAAAATCAGGCGTGCCGGATGTGATGACCTTTTATAAACTCGGTGCAGTTCAGTGTTATTCCAAAGTGAGACAAACTTATGGTCATACTGTTGATGTTAAATTACTTTGGAAGTTTGCCGGTGCAATTGAAGGGATCTACTGGGAATTAATACGAGAGCCAAGACAGCAACAACTCATTTTGGCGTATGAAGCAGTCAGGCAGGCAACAGAGAATTATCAGAGAGAAAAACTCACCTGA
- the serC gene encoding 3-phosphoserine/phosphohydroxythreonine transaminase — MEPNADTVFNFSAGPAVLPKAVMQKAQAEFVEWHGLGTSVMEISHRSKEFIEVANQAEQDLRDLLNIPDNYKVLFCQGGARAQFAAVPLNLLGAAKKATYIDAGYWAESAIEEARRYCDVDIYEAKTECDGLVAVKPASEWQVNAESAYVHFCPNETIDGIEINDLPVTDKPIVADMSSTILSREIDVSKYGVIYAGAQKNVGPAGICIAIVRDDLLDLASDVLPSVLNYKILAEKDSMFNTPPTFAWYLSGLVFQWLKAQGGVKVIEQVNRKKAALLYDYIDQSSFYKNKVHPDNRSLMNVPFQLENPDLDSTFLEEAAAQGLVALKGHRAVGGMRASIYNAMPLEGVQALVNFMKTFEEKYA; from the coding sequence ATGGAGCCAAATGCTGACACTGTATTCAATTTCAGTGCAGGTCCTGCTGTTTTACCAAAAGCTGTAATGCAAAAAGCACAAGCGGAATTTGTTGAATGGCATGGCCTTGGAACATCGGTCATGGAAATCAGCCACCGCAGTAAAGAATTTATTGAAGTCGCAAATCAGGCCGAGCAGGATCTCCGGGATTTGCTGAATATCCCGGACAACTATAAAGTCCTTTTCTGTCAGGGTGGCGCGCGAGCTCAGTTTGCAGCGGTCCCACTGAACCTGTTGGGAGCTGCTAAAAAAGCAACTTATATTGATGCCGGATATTGGGCTGAGAGCGCGATTGAAGAAGCGCGCAGATATTGCGATGTTGATATTTATGAAGCAAAAACAGAATGTGACGGACTCGTTGCGGTAAAACCTGCAAGTGAGTGGCAGGTGAATGCCGAATCTGCTTATGTTCATTTCTGTCCGAATGAGACGATTGATGGTATTGAAATCAATGACCTGCCGGTAACAGATAAACCCATTGTCGCCGATATGTCATCGACAATTCTTTCCCGTGAGATTGATGTCAGCAAATATGGTGTCATTTATGCCGGTGCTCAGAAAAACGTGGGTCCGGCAGGTATTTGTATTGCGATTGTTCGTGATGATCTACTTGATTTGGCCAGTGATGTGCTGCCTTCCGTGCTGAACTATAAGATTCTGGCTGAAAAGGACTCGATGTTTAATACACCACCAACATTTGCCTGGTATTTATCAGGGCTGGTTTTCCAGTGGCTGAAAGCGCAGGGTGGGGTGAAAGTGATAGAACAGGTGAACCGGAAAAAAGCCGCTTTGCTGTATGATTATATTGATCAGTCTTCTTTCTATAAGAATAAAGTTCATCCGGATAACCGTTCGCTGATGAATGTTCCTTTTCAGCTCGAAAACCCTGATTTGGACAGCACTTTTCTCGAAGAAGCAGCAGCGCAGGGACTGGTCGCACTGAAAGGTCACCGGGCTGTGGGTGGAATGAGAGCTTCCATTTATAACGCAATGCCGCTGGAAGGTGTTCAGGCGCTGGTTAACTTTATGAAAACCTTTGAAGAAAAATACGCCTGA
- a CDS encoding YgiQ family radical SAM protein — MHNAVTPIFGHKKYWAECFGTAPFLPTSKKEMEKLGWDSCDVIIVTGDAYVDHPSFGMAIIGRLLESQGFRVGIIAQPAWKDKQDFMALGKPNLFFGITAGNMDSMINRYTADRKIRHDDAYTPDNQGGRRPDRATLVYSQRCREAYKDVPVILGGIEASLRRVAHYDYWSDKIRRSVLFDAKADLLLFGNAERALIEVAHRLAGGEAVETLQNIRGTAVIRQAAPENFRVIDSSRIEKPGRPFVPVNPYQTETACETNKNNEQSQPITVRPSRHDAKTTAVRLPSFEKLLNDRILYAHASRILHLETNPYSGRALIQKHGDRELWVNQAPIPLTTEEMDFVFGLPYARTPHPRYGKSKIPAYDMIKTSVNIMRGCFGGCSFCSITEHEGRIIQNRSQESIIEELQEIRDKVPGFTGTISDLGGPTANMYRLGCSDPKAEANCRRPSCVFPGICHKLNTDHKHTIDLYRAARGVDGIKKVLIASGVRYDLAIESPEYVKELVTHHVGGYLKIAPEHTEKGPLDLMMKPGMGTYDKFKAMFEKFSAEAGKKQYLIPYFISAHPGTEDEDMLNLALWLKQNNFECDQVQNFYPSPMCNATAMYHSETNPLKRVKYKQRDVIPVAKGERQRRLHKALLRYHDPKNWPLIREALIKMNKKHLIGDKPGCLIPAEDPQNSHTPAQRRKSGRHGSNRFATKHTKNQPGLMQNGQRNNKDKQQPQSSQSRNQSKSGAQPTHSPKRKTKKAR; from the coding sequence ATGCACAACGCTGTTACACCAATTTTCGGACACAAAAAATACTGGGCGGAATGTTTCGGTACCGCGCCTTTTCTGCCGACCAGTAAAAAAGAAATGGAGAAATTGGGCTGGGACAGCTGTGATGTGATCATCGTAACCGGTGATGCTTATGTCGATCATCCAAGCTTTGGTATGGCGATTATCGGGCGCTTACTTGAATCTCAGGGTTTCCGGGTCGGTATTATTGCCCAGCCGGCGTGGAAAGATAAGCAGGATTTTATGGCCCTTGGCAAACCGAACCTGTTTTTTGGTATCACGGCCGGCAATATGGATTCGATGATTAACCGTTATACTGCTGACCGGAAAATCCGCCATGATGATGCGTACACGCCGGATAATCAGGGAGGTCGCCGGCCAGACCGGGCAACACTGGTTTATTCTCAAAGATGCCGCGAAGCATATAAGGATGTGCCGGTAATTCTGGGGGGGATTGAAGCAAGCCTGAGACGTGTGGCCCATTATGATTACTGGTCTGACAAAATTCGCCGTTCGGTGTTATTCGATGCAAAAGCCGATTTACTTCTGTTTGGTAACGCAGAACGAGCCTTAATTGAGGTCGCTCACCGGCTTGCAGGTGGTGAGGCGGTGGAAACGCTGCAAAACATTCGCGGTACAGCAGTGATTCGACAGGCTGCACCAGAAAATTTCCGGGTGATTGATTCATCGAGAATTGAAAAACCAGGACGTCCGTTTGTGCCGGTCAATCCTTATCAAACCGAAACGGCCTGCGAAACCAATAAGAATAATGAACAATCTCAGCCTATTACGGTCCGTCCTTCCCGTCATGATGCAAAAACGACAGCAGTCCGGTTACCTTCATTTGAAAAACTGCTCAATGACCGGATTTTGTATGCCCATGCAAGCCGTATTCTTCATCTGGAAACCAACCCATATTCCGGAAGAGCATTAATACAAAAACATGGTGATCGCGAATTGTGGGTCAATCAGGCCCCGATTCCGCTCACGACTGAAGAGATGGATTTTGTTTTTGGCTTGCCCTACGCAAGAACACCGCATCCCCGCTACGGCAAATCCAAAATTCCGGCTTATGACATGATTAAAACCTCTGTCAATATTATGCGGGGCTGTTTTGGGGGATGTTCTTTTTGCTCGATTACAGAACATGAAGGCAGAATTATCCAGAATCGCTCTCAGGAATCCATTATTGAAGAGCTGCAAGAGATTCGCGATAAAGTACCGGGCTTTACCGGAACGATATCAGACCTTGGCGGGCCGACGGCCAATATGTACCGCCTTGGCTGTTCAGATCCGAAAGCGGAAGCAAATTGCCGCCGTCCTTCATGTGTTTTTCCGGGAATTTGTCACAAACTGAACACTGACCATAAACATACAATCGATCTTTACCGTGCTGCCCGCGGCGTCGATGGCATTAAGAAAGTGCTGATTGCCTCCGGGGTTCGCTACGATCTGGCAATCGAGTCGCCGGAATATGTCAAAGAGCTGGTCACTCATCATGTGGGCGGATACCTGAAAATTGCACCGGAACACACAGAAAAAGGACCGCTTGATCTGATGATGAAACCGGGCATGGGCACCTATGACAAGTTTAAAGCCATGTTCGAAAAGTTCAGCGCAGAAGCCGGTAAAAAACAGTACCTGATTCCTTATTTTATCTCTGCTCATCCCGGTACAGAAGATGAAGATATGCTCAATCTGGCTTTATGGCTGAAACAGAATAACTTTGAATGCGATCAGGTCCAGAATTTTTATCCTTCGCCGATGTGTAATGCAACGGCGATGTACCACTCTGAAACGAACCCGCTGAAACGGGTCAAATATAAGCAGAGGGATGTTATTCCTGTCGCAAAAGGAGAAAGGCAAAGACGTTTGCATAAAGCCTTACTCCGCTATCACGACCCGAAAAACTGGCCGCTGATCAGGGAAGCTTTAATCAAAATGAATAAAAAGCATCTCATTGGTGACAAGCCCGGATGTCTGATTCCTGCAGAGGACCCGCAAAACAGCCATACCCCCGCACAGCGCAGAAAATCTGGCCGGCATGGTTCAAACCGCTTTGCGACAAAACATACCAAAAATCAGCCGGGTTTGATGCAAAACGGACAACGAAATAACAAAGATAAGCAGCAACCTCAATCATCTCAGTCACGGAACCAGTCAAAGTCTGGCGCCCAACCCACCCATTCGCCAAAGAGAAAGACAAAAAAAGCGCGATAA